CTCTATTTTATCTAAATTCCGAATGAAGTCAAGGGTGCGATTCAATGGTAAGGCTTTTGTCTTTCAGACATTGACTTGTTATGGAAAAGATGTATAATATTTTATGGGTGAAAAGATTAAGAAAGAAATATATACCTGGATCATCGTTATAGGGGTGGTTCTGGTTTTACGTGTCGTTTTTGTCGAGGCTTATGTGATTCCCACAGGTTCTATGGAAAAGACTCTGCTTGTGGGTGACGCCCTGCTTGTTAATCGATTTATTTACGGCATAAAGATTCCAATACCGTTTACCGGTATACAGATTCCCATAATTCCGGGACGTACTCCGCAACGGGGTGAGATCGTCGTTTTCAAATATCCGTTTGAAAACAAAGATTTCGTAAAGAGGTGCGTGGCGGTCGAGGGGGATACGGTCGAAGTCATAAATAAAGCGCTTTACATCAACGGAAAAAAGGTCGAGGAACCTTATGTATGGCACAGGGAGCCCGGGGTTTTTCACGGGGTTAAATATGACAGGGAAAAGTATCAAAAAAAATGGGAAGATGCCGAACTCTTCGATATCTTCGGTATGTATGTACGGGATAATTTCGGACCGGTTGTCGTTCCTGAAGATTGTATCTTTGTAATGGGTGATAACCGCGACAACTCCATGGATTCAAGATTTTGGGGACCGTTACACAAGAAATATCTCAAAGGAAAACCCCTGTTTATCTACTTTTCTTTTGACCCCGGTGGAGAGGCGACCAGTATTCTGGATATCCTGAAAATCTGGCGCTGGAAAGAGATCCGCTTTGCCAGGATCGGACGGGTTACATAATTAACTCCACTTCCCACTTCTTATGAGATTTGACCCCAAATCCGACTGTTATGTGGATTTACTGAAATCCTTTTTTGATAATTGCACAACCATTAGATCTTTATGAGTTTTACGACTTCCTGATCAACACTGTTTATATTGATCCTTAGAAAATAAATTCCTTTGGGGAGAAGAGAAATTTCGCCATCATTGATTTCCAAAACGGTTGGTGGTGAAGACAATAAGGTTTCATATCTCTTTCTTCCTTGCACATCATAAAGAACAATCTCTAAATTGCAAGGTGGGTTGTTTACTTCCAGGACAATACTGTTGGTGAAAAACGTTGAAAAAGGATGAACACATTGAATGCCTGATGCCTGTATCTGTTTTTCATCAACACCGGTGGTTGTTGTGTCCAGGCTAATCACCACAAAATCGAGATTTTCACTATCCGTACAACATCCAGCAACATAGATGTTGTCGTCTTGTCCGTATACGACTGCTGCTGCTTTATCTGTGTTATTGTCGGCGCCATTGTATTTGTACTTCCATTCTTCGGCACCTGTTGTGTTTAGTCGAATCACCACAAAATCTTCTGCACTACTGGTGTCGATAATCCAGCCCGCACAATATATATGTTCATCAGCACCATATACAATGGCTTGCCCTACATCATTACCATTTGCAGAACCATTAATGCCGTACAGCCAGTTTGTATCACCCATAGCGGTTAATGAAATGACTGTAAAATCATAGCCGGTGCCATTGTTTTCAAGAAAACCAACCGAATAAATATTCCCATCTGAACCATAGGTGACGTCAAGAGCACGGTCATTAAATCCGGCTTGTCCCTTCAAGTATGTCCATCTCTCTATTCCCGCAGTATCAAGACTGACTACTGTAAAATCTAATAAATGGGAATACCCCACTGCATAAATGTTTCCATCAAGACCAAATACAATCGATTGCACCGCCTCATCCACTACTCCAGTACCTTGCGTTCTAAATAGCCACCTTTCTGAACCTGCTGTGTCAATGCTAATGACTGTGAATACATGCACTACACCAAAATGATAGCTATATCCAGCTGCATATAGGTTGTGATCAGCCCCATAAGCTAA
This is a stretch of genomic DNA from candidate division WOR-3 bacterium. It encodes these proteins:
- a CDS encoding T9SS type A sorting domain-containing protein encodes the protein MYDSQIKIEKNILFRFLVGIIFVCVLSHAQVERWVYQFDGGVNGNDEAIALIHSVDGNIYAAGYSSGNGTDSDFTVVSLTSGGVERWVYRYNGPGDSLDIARALVCDPDGNLYVAGSSYNNNNNDVIIISLAPDGAERWVYRYNGTGNGDDIANSIVLGLDGNLYAAGVSYEAGTEDDFLIISVDTTGNERWVYTYDWTGGGDGAYALAYGADHNLYAAGYSYHFGVVHVFTVISIDTAGSERWLFRTQGTGVVDEAVQSIVFGLDGNIYAVGYSHLLDFTVVSLDTAGIERWTYLKGQAGFNDRALDVTYGSDGNIYSVGFLENNGTGYDFTVISLTAMGDTNWLYGINGSANGNDVGQAIVYGADEHIYCAGWIIDTSSAEDFVVIRLNTTGAEEWKYKYNGADNNTDKAAAVVYGQDDNIYVAGCCTDSENLDFVVISLDTTTTGVDEKQIQASGIQCVHPFSTFFTNSIVLEVNNPPCNLEIVLYDVQGRKRYETLLSSPPTVLEINDGEISLLPKGIYFLRININSVDQEVVKLIKI
- the lepB gene encoding signal peptidase I; amino-acid sequence: MGEKIKKEIYTWIIVIGVVLVLRVVFVEAYVIPTGSMEKTLLVGDALLVNRFIYGIKIPIPFTGIQIPIIPGRTPQRGEIVVFKYPFENKDFVKRCVAVEGDTVEVINKALYINGKKVEEPYVWHREPGVFHGVKYDREKYQKKWEDAELFDIFGMYVRDNFGPVVVPEDCIFVMGDNRDNSMDSRFWGPLHKKYLKGKPLFIYFSFDPGGEATSILDILKIWRWKEIRFARIGRVT